One part of the Quercus lobata isolate SW786 chromosome 7, ValleyOak3.0 Primary Assembly, whole genome shotgun sequence genome encodes these proteins:
- the LOC115951807 gene encoding uncharacterized protein LOC115951807, with the protein MGRHCFYVYYDGEQYFHDLHGLSYKGESVKQKFIELKWGTHLRKMHRKIMEALRLDKESHKISIVYRAPQILVSTQVVYNSNPLGCDADVDMMWAVIKRNPQFIASDLYVTVEAVGFHGSASSQHASGVEEPHSLSVDVHPPFAYATPFSYNNQPCSAVDHLDNTKVVGATNTHDVGGSTHTYEHVQADIDGEIDIDASRDVYEEFINTDGPVDDAEVLDVPLIENNEEDCLTIVPIPEWFTSNTWDNINDPSPALGTGHLTSWHKGDHPARGMLFKNKASVQYVLTLYSVEHNKQYKVIKSDTNRLVVRCKNEACLWSIRANCSKKHGMWVISTCKGPHSCSSLQLPTDGRMMDSKFISIALEKYVREDLTRKVRDLHSMLHARHEHDVTMYKVWEAKQKAVARIYGDFDESYAELP; encoded by the coding sequence ATGGGTCGTCACTGCTTCTACGTTTACTATGATGGGGAACAGTATTTCCATGACTTGCATGGGCTGTCCTATAAAGGCGAGTCAGTGAAGCAGAAGTTCATTGAGTTGAAATGGGGAACACACTTGAGAAAAATGCACCGGAAGATAATGGAAGCTCTACGGTTGGACAAGGAGTCACATAAGATATCCATTGTGTACCGTGCCCCCCAGATACTTGTGAGTACTCAGGTTGTCTACAACTCAAATCCGTTGGGTTGCGATGCTGACGTGGACATGATGTGGGCAGTGATTAAGCGGAACCCCCAGTTCATAGCGTCCGACTTGTATGTAACTGTTGAGGCTGTTGGGTTCCATGGTAGTGCAAGTTCACAGCATGCCAGTGGGGTGGAAGAGCCACACTCATTGTCGGTTGACGTGCATCCTCCCTTTGCCTATGCCACGCCTTTCTCCTACAATAATCAACCATGTAGTGCGGTTGATCATTTGGACAACACCAAAGTGGTGGGCGCCACCAATACACATGATGTGGGAGGGTCTACTCACACATATGAGCATGTCCAAGCTGATATAGACGGGGAAATTGATATTGATGCCAGCCGAGATGTGTATGAAGAGTTCATTAATACTGATGGACCAGTGGACGACGCGGAGGTCTTAGATGTACCACTGATCGAAAATAACGAGGAGGATTGCCTTACAATAGTTCCTATCCCAGAATGGTTCACATCAAACACATGGGACAATATTAATGACCCATCACCTGCATTGGGTACAGGACATCTTACAAGTTGGCATAAAGGTGACCACCCAGCAAGGGGGATGCTATTTAAGAATAAAGCCTCTGTTCAATATGTGTTGACCCTCTACTCTGTGGAGCATAATAAGCAATACAAGGTCATCAAGTCTGACACCAATAGGCTGGTAGTGCGGTGTAAGAATGAGGCATGTCTGTGGTCAATTCGGGCCAATTGCAGCAAGAAGCACGGGATGTGGGTTATCAGTACATGTAAGGGTCCCCATAGTTGCTCATCCCTCCAGCTACCAACTGATGGCCGGATGATGGATTCAAAGTTTATCTCCATTGCACTTGAGAAGTATGTACGGGAAGACCTAACCCGAAAGGTAAGGGACTTGCATAGTATGTTGCATGCAAGGCATGAGCATGATGTAACTATGTACAAGGTTTGGGAAGCCAAACAAAAGGCAGTTGCACGTATTTACGGGGATTTTGATGAGTCGTACGCAGAATTGCCATGA
- the LOC115951808 gene encoding uncharacterized protein LOC115951808: MAVYKVPSGLCRRVMRKKKRQQLIKKGLLPPQRRQCTCGCDETEIQIHPAAMNGLNYMDKKEEEEEDESKSEVMKLEKEMWERFCSTGFWRSPSHMESIQR; this comes from the coding sequence ATGGCCGTCTACAAGGTCCCATCTGGGTTGTGCCGTCGTgtgatgaggaagaagaagcgcCAGCAGTTGATCAAAAAAGGGCTTCTGCCACCGCAGCGCCGCCAGTGCACGTGCGGGTGCGACGAGACCGAGATACAGATCCATCCGGCGGCGATGAACGGGTTGAATTATATGGACaagaaggaagaggaagaggaggatgagtcaAAGAGCGAGGTGATGAAGCTGGAGAAAGAGATGTGGGAGAGGTTTTGCAGTACTGGGTTTTGGAGAAGCCCTTCCCATATGGAGTCCATCcaacggtaa
- the LOC115951230 gene encoding phospholipase A-2-activating protein-like isoform X1, with product MTKFMRINGRTNSFVANHLSESLQCLASTLRRWRSGQPSESWEAHKAAIQALIKLPSGELVTGSSDTTLKLWRGSKCTHTFVGHTDQI from the exons ATGACGAAGTTTATGCGGATCAATGGCAGAACCAACTCCTTTGTAGCAAATCATTTATCCGAGTCTCTACAATGCTTGGCTAG CACATTAAGACGTTGGAGAAGTGGCCAACCTTCAGAATCCTGGGAGGCTCATAAGGCAGCAATCCAAGCACTCATAAAGCTGCCTTCAGGCGAGCTTGTTACAG GTTCAAGTGATACAACTTTAAAACTTTGGAGAGGAAGCAAATGTACACATACTTTTGTTGGGCATACAg ATCAAATATAG
- the LOC115951806 gene encoding uncharacterized protein LOC115951806, protein MATDGNNEVYPLAFVVVESESTETWGWFLACLLTYVTDRTNLCIISDRHRGIQSCFNDTTRGYLQLPLTHHRYCLRHLVSNVNTNFNNVPLKNLVWNVATANQVRKFENTMDCIKNVNPAAYDYLKEVNQEKWTLVHDHGHRYGAMTTNLSECFNGVLKGARSFPITAMVKFTFYKVNSYFDERRNKTLEKLEEGQVWCKYAYDKFEENQEKAKLHIVRRMSAQQWLYTVETQSSLLNTGGGDHTHRVSLIDMTCTCGKWEANKIPCSHLIAVCAKHNHDATEYMDHFYHLEERYHSYKPIFQPLKDRLEWPEPAERRTVMPNQRLIREKGRPKSTRIRNEMDDEDRELPTSLWIENGPKLKFGLCRQEGHNRRTCPTRNVASTSHGAM, encoded by the coding sequence ATGGCAACAGATGGTAACAACGAGGTTTATCCACTCGCATTTGTCGTTGTCGAAAGCGAGAGCACGGAGACATGGGGATGGTTCTTGGCATGCCTGTTGACCTATGTTACAGACCGCACCAATTTGTGTATAATATCCGACAGGCATCGTGGGATACAATCATGCTTCAATGACACCACTAGGGGTTACTTGCAACTGCCCTTAACCCATCACCGGTATTGCCTCCGCCATTTAGTAAGCAATGTTAACACTAACTTCAATAATGTGCCGTTGAAGAACTTGGTATGGAACGTAGCAACTGCGAATCAAGTTAGGAAGTTTGAGAACACCATGGATTGCATCAAGAATGTCAACCCGGCTGCGTACGACTATCTTAAGGAGGTAAATCAAGAAAAGTGGACACTTGTACATGACCATGGGCACCGATatggggcaatgacaaccaacctGTCAGAGTGCTTCAATGGGGTACTTAAGGGCGCACGTAGCTTTCCCATAACTGCAATGGTGAAGTTTACATTTTACAAGGTGAACTCATACTTTGACGAACGTCGAAACAAAACCCTAGAGAAGTTGGAAGAGGGGCAAGTGTGGTGCAAATATGCCTATGACAAGTTCGAGGAAAATCAAGAGAAGGCGAAGCTCCATATTGTTAGAAGGATGAGTGCGCAACAATGGTTATATACAGTGGAGACACAGTCTTCACTGTTGAACACTGGCGGGGGAGATCACACCCATAGGGTTTCCCTCATAGACATGACATGCACGTGCGGCAAATGGGAAGCAAACAAGATCCCTTGTTCCCACTTGATAGCAGTTTGTGCCAAACACAACCATGATGCCACTGAGTATATGGATCATTTCTACCACCTTGAAGAACGGTATCACAGCTATAAGCCTATATTCCAACCACTAAAAGATAGGTTAGAATGGCCGGAGCCAGCAGAAAGGAGAACCGTGATGCCAAACCAGCGGTTGATCCGTGAGAAAGGTCGGCCAAAGTCCACGAGAATCCGCAATGAGATGGATGACGAGGATAGGGAGTTGCCAACCTCATTGTGGATTGAGAATGGACCAAAGTTGAAGTTTGGGTTGTGTCGCCAAGAGGGTCATAACCGTCGTACATGTCCAACTCGAAATGTGGCTTCAACAAGCCATGGTGCTATGTAG
- the LOC115951230 gene encoding phospholipase A-2-activating protein-like isoform X2 encodes MTKFMRINGRTNSFVANHLSESLQCLASTLRRWRSGQPSESWEAHKAAIQALIKLPSGELVTGSSDTTLKLWRGSKCTHTFVGHTG; translated from the exons ATGACGAAGTTTATGCGGATCAATGGCAGAACCAACTCCTTTGTAGCAAATCATTTATCCGAGTCTCTACAATGCTTGGCTAG CACATTAAGACGTTGGAGAAGTGGCCAACCTTCAGAATCCTGGGAGGCTCATAAGGCAGCAATCCAAGCACTCATAAAGCTGCCTTCAGGCGAGCTTGTTACAG GTTCAAGTGATACAACTTTAAAACTTTGGAGAGGAAGCAAATGTACACATACTTTTGTTGGGCATACAg GCTGA